A DNA window from Halomonas zincidurans B6 contains the following coding sequences:
- the flgF gene encoding flagellar basal-body rod protein FlgF, with product MDRILYTAMSGARQSMDQQAVVNNNLANVATPGFRAELSAMRAVPVQGDGLATRTSVMASTPGSDFSPGPLSTTGRELDVAIDGDGMLAVQTADGEAYTRRGDLQVDANGVVNVMGRPVMGDGGPIIVPLGAEVSIGADGTLSAVVPGGAPNTRGPVGQLKLVDPEPGSLVRGGDGLFRPQGGGQLQADDAIRVVSGALEGSNVSATEAMVAMIDGARRYDMQMKTIESADENAQRANSLLSVTS from the coding sequence ATGGATCGCATTCTTTATACCGCCATGAGCGGCGCCAGGCAGAGCATGGACCAGCAGGCGGTGGTCAACAACAACCTGGCCAATGTTGCCACGCCGGGCTTTCGTGCCGAGCTCAGCGCCATGCGCGCAGTTCCGGTCCAGGGCGATGGGCTGGCGACCCGCACATCTGTCATGGCCTCCACCCCGGGCAGCGATTTCAGCCCCGGGCCGCTGTCGACGACCGGGCGAGAGCTCGACGTGGCGATCGATGGCGACGGCATGCTGGCCGTGCAGACCGCCGACGGCGAAGCCTACACCCGGCGTGGCGACCTGCAGGTCGATGCCAATGGCGTGGTCAACGTCATGGGGCGTCCGGTGATGGGCGATGGCGGGCCGATCATCGTGCCGCTGGGCGCGGAGGTCAGCATCGGCGCCGACGGTACCCTGAGCGCCGTGGTTCCCGGGGGCGCACCGAATACCCGTGGCCCGGTAGGCCAGCTCAAGCTGGTCGATCCCGAGCCGGGTTCGCTGGTCCGTGGCGGGGATGGCCTGTTCCGTCCGCAAGGCGGTGGCCAGCTTCAGGCCGACGATGCGATCAGAGTGGTCAGCGGGGCGCTGGAAGGCAGCAACGTGAGCGCCACCGAGGCGATGGTCGCGATGATCGACGGCGCACGCCGCTACGACATGCAGATGAAGACCATCGAGAGCGCCGACGAGAACGCCCAGCGCGCCAACAGCCTGCTGTCCGTTACCAGCTAG
- the flgE gene encoding flagellar hook protein FlgE, producing MGFSQALSGVNAASQQLNVVGNNIANSQTTGFKSSSVQFSDVFANSQVGLGTRVADVLQNFSNGNLETTGRNLDLAISGTGFYRFEQEGQIGYSRNGQLTMTAEGDLVNAQGAKIMGYGLGGGPFSDVVAGGQPVAMNIPADDMPASATTQVSGTYNLDASIDPADASMKSSVELLTSNPGVTPETTTDVTYNYSNSFTTYDSLGNARNATVYFEKTANPNEWNGKVALDGFYDTSNDFTLGFDTNGQLDSITQGAATVDQPQVNFTTAQLGGDPAPLAFELDLQGTTQFANDSTQNSLAQDGYTSGTLVGISIANDGTIMRNFTNEKSVAAGQIALVNFRNPEGLKSAGDNMWAATAESGAEVVGTAGVGQFGSIESGTLEASNVDLTKELVDLIIAQRNYQANTNSIRTQSEVMDQIAQLR from the coding sequence ATGGGTTTTTCACAGGCATTGAGTGGCGTCAACGCCGCTTCGCAGCAGTTGAATGTCGTCGGCAACAACATTGCCAACTCGCAGACCACCGGTTTCAAGAGCTCATCGGTGCAATTTTCCGATGTGTTCGCCAATAGCCAGGTGGGTCTGGGTACCCGCGTGGCCGATGTCTTGCAGAATTTCAGTAACGGCAACCTGGAGACGACCGGGCGTAATCTTGACCTGGCGATCAGCGGCACCGGTTTCTATCGCTTCGAGCAGGAAGGGCAGATCGGTTATTCGCGCAATGGCCAGTTGACCATGACCGCCGAGGGCGACCTGGTGAATGCCCAGGGCGCCAAGATCATGGGCTACGGACTGGGCGGCGGCCCGTTCTCCGACGTGGTGGCCGGCGGTCAGCCGGTGGCGATGAACATCCCCGCCGATGACATGCCGGCCTCGGCGACGACCCAAGTCAGCGGCACCTACAATCTGGATGCCAGCATCGATCCTGCCGATGCCAGCATGAAGAGTTCAGTCGAGCTTTTAACGTCCAACCCCGGCGTAACGCCCGAGACGACCACCGACGTCACTTATAATTATTCGAATAGTTTCACCACCTATGATTCATTGGGAAATGCTCGTAACGCCACGGTTTACTTTGAAAAGACTGCCAACCCCAACGAGTGGAACGGCAAGGTCGCTCTCGACGGCTTCTACGATACCAGTAACGACTTCACGCTCGGCTTCGATACCAACGGTCAACTCGACTCCATTACTCAGGGTGCTGCGACAGTCGACCAGCCGCAGGTCAACTTCACGACGGCCCAATTGGGCGGCGATCCCGCGCCGCTGGCCTTTGAGCTAGACCTTCAGGGCACGACCCAGTTCGCCAACGACTCGACCCAGAACTCGCTGGCTCAGGATGGCTATACCTCCGGCACCCTGGTGGGAATCTCCATTGCCAATGACGGCACCATCATGCGCAATTTCACCAACGAGAAATCGGTGGCCGCCGGTCAGATTGCCCTGGTCAACTTCCGCAACCCTGAAGGCCTCAAGTCTGCGGGCGACAATATGTGGGCGGCGACCGCCGAGTCCGGCGCCGAGGTGGTGGGTACGGCGGGCGTGGGCCAGTTCGGTTCCATCGAATCTGGCACGCTGGAAGCCTCCAACGTCGATCTGACCAAGGAACTGGTCGACCTGATCATCGCTCAGCGCAACTACCAGGCCAACACCAACTCGATCCGCACCCAGTCCGAGGTGATGGACCAGATTGCCCAGCTGCGTTAA
- the flgD gene encoding flagellar hook assembly protein FlgD has protein sequence MANTIDTSVLNSLNQTTGGSAGKASATGDLSNSFMTLLVTQLKNQNPMKPMENAEMTSQLAQINTVNGIQDLNKTLEGITSQVNAGQNLQAAALIGQGVLVPGNRVVKDGEATTPFGVELEGPADDVAITIANDSGEVVRSFSADDIGALEAGVQSFTWDGTLQDGSAAPDGRYRVSIAANQGDEPVSVTALNYAPVNGVVSTESGPRLDLGAIYGQVGLDAVRQIL, from the coding sequence ATGGCCAATACCATCGATACCAGCGTACTCAACAGCCTGAACCAGACCACGGGGGGATCGGCAGGCAAGGCATCGGCGACCGGCGATCTCAGCAACAGCTTCATGACCCTGCTGGTCACCCAGCTGAAGAACCAGAATCCGATGAAGCCGATGGAAAATGCCGAGATGACCTCGCAGTTGGCGCAGATCAACACGGTCAATGGCATCCAGGACCTGAACAAGACGCTGGAAGGCATCACCAGCCAGGTCAATGCCGGGCAAAACCTGCAGGCGGCGGCGCTGATTGGCCAAGGAGTCTTGGTGCCCGGCAATCGGGTAGTGAAAGACGGTGAGGCAACCACGCCGTTCGGCGTCGAGCTGGAGGGGCCGGCCGATGACGTCGCGATCACCATCGCCAATGACTCCGGTGAAGTCGTGCGCAGCTTCAGTGCCGACGATATAGGCGCACTCGAGGCCGGTGTTCAATCCTTTACTTGGGACGGAACGCTGCAAGATGGCAGTGCTGCGCCCGATGGCCGGTATCGTGTATCCATTGCCGCCAATCAGGGTGACGAGCCGGTGAGCGTGACAGCCCTGAACTATGCCCCGGTTAACGGCGTAGTGTCGACCGAATCGGGCCCGCGTCTCGATCTCGGTGCGATCTACGGCCAGGTCGGCCTCGATGCCGTCCGCCAGATTCTTTAA
- the flgC gene encoding flagellar basal body rod protein FlgC: MAMFSILDISGSALTAQSQRMNVTASNLANADSVAGPDGEAYRAKQVMFETRSDVSSGIGGVRVSEVIDDPSPMRREYRPAHPMADAEGYVTMPNVEPVNEMVNMIAASRSYQANVEVMNTSKTLMLKTLTLGES; encoded by the coding sequence ATGGCCATGTTCAGTATCTTGGATATTTCAGGCTCGGCGTTGACTGCTCAATCTCAGCGCATGAACGTCACGGCGAGCAACCTGGCCAATGCCGACAGCGTTGCCGGGCCCGATGGCGAGGCCTATCGCGCCAAGCAGGTGATGTTCGAGACGCGTTCCGACGTGTCCAGCGGCATCGGCGGTGTTCGTGTCAGCGAAGTCATCGACGATCCCTCGCCGATGCGTCGCGAATATCGGCCGGCGCATCCGATGGCCGACGCGGAGGGCTACGTGACGATGCCCAACGTCGAGCCGGTCAACGAGATGGTCAACATGATTGCTGCCTCTCGTTCCTATCAAGCCAACGTCGAAGTCATGAACACCAGCAAGACGCTGATGCTCAAGACGCTGACGTTGGGCGAGAGCTAA
- the flgB gene encoding flagellar basal body rod protein FlgB produces MIDMLDGALRFPQEALNLRAERQKVLASNIANADTPNYKARDFDFSAELSRAMQQGRPGDGGLELARTSGRHIAAQAPAGTGRELLYRVPDQPSLDGNTVDMNRERAQFADNAIRYQAGLTIMNRKIQGLKTAMQPE; encoded by the coding sequence ATGATCGACATGCTTGACGGAGCGCTGCGCTTCCCCCAGGAAGCTCTGAACCTGCGCGCGGAACGTCAGAAAGTGCTGGCAAGCAATATCGCCAATGCCGACACGCCCAATTATAAAGCGCGCGACTTCGATTTTTCGGCTGAATTGTCGCGTGCCATGCAGCAGGGGCGTCCGGGCGACGGCGGACTGGAACTGGCACGCACTTCAGGCCGGCACATCGCGGCCCAGGCGCCAGCCGGCACGGGCCGCGAGCTGCTTTATCGCGTACCCGACCAGCCAAGCCTCGATGGCAACACGGTCGACATGAACCGCGAGCGCGCTCAGTTTGCCGACAATGCGATTCGCTACCAGGCGGGGCTGACCATCATGAATCGCAAGATTCAGGGGTTGAAGACCGCGATGCAACCGGAGTAA
- the flgA gene encoding flagellar basal body P-ring formation chaperone FlgA yields MRNQNHNVYPDHGAHFMKLLAIAALIWLGAPPALADSSEEALIEQRVRDFLIEQARPLGDSVSVSVQRAQARLPACENPQPFLPRNNQRLYGRVAVGVDCNGEGGRTRYVQADVSVTIEHVVLARDVPRGATLTSQDLMLEKGFLEKLPRQAVKRIEGAVGLVATRALRAGTTLQSYQLRRENLVKRGQTVSVIARGEGFQVRREAQAMDNGAMGEQVRLRIANGELLQARVIGPKRLSVEF; encoded by the coding sequence ATGCGCAACCAGAACCACAACGTCTACCCGGATCATGGCGCCCACTTCATGAAGCTGCTGGCTATCGCCGCCTTGATTTGGCTGGGCGCTCCCCCGGCGCTGGCCGACAGCAGCGAAGAAGCGCTGATCGAGCAGCGCGTTCGTGACTTCCTGATCGAGCAGGCCCGCCCCCTCGGTGACAGCGTAAGCGTCAGCGTGCAGCGCGCTCAGGCACGCCTGCCCGCCTGCGAGAATCCCCAGCCCTTCCTGCCCCGCAACAATCAACGGCTATATGGACGGGTCGCGGTCGGCGTCGATTGCAACGGTGAAGGTGGTCGCACCCGGTATGTTCAGGCCGACGTCTCGGTGACCATTGAACACGTCGTCCTGGCGCGGGACGTTCCGCGTGGTGCGACTCTGACGTCGCAGGATCTGATGCTTGAAAAGGGTTTCCTGGAAAAGCTGCCGCGACAGGCCGTCAAACGCATCGAGGGCGCCGTCGGGCTGGTAGCCACCCGGGCCTTGCGCGCGGGCACGACACTGCAGAGCTACCAGTTGCGTCGTGAGAATCTCGTCAAGCGCGGACAGACGGTGAGCGTCATTGCCCGCGGCGAGGGCTTTCAGGTTCGCCGCGAGGCCCAAGCGATGGATAACGGCGCGATGGGCGAACAGGTCAGACTGCGCATCGCCAACGGCGAACTGCTTCAGGCACGGGTAATCGGCCCGAAGCGATTGAGCGTCGAGTTCTGA
- the flgM gene encoding flagellar biosynthesis anti-sigma factor FlgM, which translates to MKVDNSHPLQRPTQTDSKPTQPAKQGVESQAASPAAIAHLSNTSQNTTQDIDAARVAEIRQAISEGRLEIDSGRIADGLIDSVRDLLGKSDS; encoded by the coding sequence GTGAAAGTCGACAACTCACACCCCCTGCAGCGCCCGACGCAAACCGATAGCAAGCCCACTCAGCCGGCCAAGCAGGGCGTCGAGTCGCAGGCGGCCAGCCCGGCTGCCATCGCGCACCTGAGCAATACGTCCCAGAACACGACTCAGGACATCGATGCTGCACGCGTTGCCGAAATTCGCCAGGCGATCAGCGAAGGCCGGCTGGAGATCGACTCAGGGCGCATCGCCGATGGCCTGATCGATAGCGTCCGCGACCTGCTCGGCAAGTCCGACAGCTGA
- a CDS encoding flagella synthesis protein FlgN codes for MSLAQHLEREQQHLDAFIALLEAERASLSQGEVDGERLSTQAQQKQHHMERLETLETQRRNVLKKLGYSQGRQGAEAAAREAHCLDAWHAFLSRALHAKQLNQLNGVLIGSRMNQNQRILDFLNNAAGKALYGPNGQSRRRGFGEVASRA; via the coding sequence ATGAGCCTGGCCCAGCACCTCGAGCGCGAACAACAGCATCTCGACGCCTTCATTGCATTGCTCGAGGCGGAACGCGCCAGCCTTTCGCAAGGCGAAGTCGATGGTGAGCGTCTGAGCACCCAGGCACAACAGAAGCAGCACCACATGGAGCGTCTCGAGACGCTCGAGACTCAGCGGCGTAACGTGCTGAAAAAACTCGGCTATAGTCAGGGCCGGCAAGGCGCGGAAGCCGCCGCGCGAGAGGCCCATTGCCTAGATGCCTGGCATGCCTTCCTGAGCCGAGCGTTACACGCCAAGCAACTCAACCAGTTGAACGGGGTATTGATCGGCTCGCGCATGAATCAGAACCAACGCATCCTCGATTTCCTGAACAATGCCGCAGGCAAGGCGCTTTACGGCCCCAACGGCCAATCGCGGCGTCGCGGCTTTGGCGAAGTGGCCTCGAGGGCTTGA
- a CDS encoding GGDEF domain-containing protein, whose protein sequence is MIPSPLIQSLLDCPALPSIPAVIQRVIVLAADPDSRLQQILDVLQNDPALTARLISLANTVYYTQAKPADTLREAVERLGLDTTVSLALGFSLVTASQGNARSTGFDLQHFWQRALISAIAAQELATQRRQGNELGPVFTAALLQDIGMLALNAVDPLEYARLIGTLDDHDEIALRERTHFGADHAEVGAWLAGNWGLSAQCREWIRCSHDRPVREDAFGAGDCVMLSGRLADIWLASDGHRTLAQLAPWLSDEKQRSELLSSIQSRLPHIVALFEVTAPNAFDSPRLLMEAKQLLLDRALHLQSQLDHQSQELKALQAANWNLDRALRYDPLTQLYSRQYLLSLLETHFEEANRSSQELSMVFLDLDHFKQINDEHGHPVGDEVLKNFAGLLVELSDPDVHLGRFGGEEFMVLLPGYDRRKAADYADHICNTLRSRPLFHHRGITIQVTASVGIVSLREEGYSSPDELIHKADQRMYLSKRTGRNRVTHE, encoded by the coding sequence GTGATTCCATCGCCTCTCATCCAGTCCTTGCTCGATTGCCCGGCGCTTCCCTCGATCCCAGCCGTGATCCAGCGCGTTATCGTCCTCGCGGCCGATCCCGATTCCCGCTTGCAACAGATCCTCGACGTGCTGCAGAACGATCCGGCATTGACGGCACGGCTGATATCCCTGGCCAATACCGTCTACTACACACAGGCGAAGCCTGCCGATACGCTGCGTGAAGCGGTCGAGCGCCTGGGACTCGATACCACCGTATCGCTTGCCCTGGGCTTCAGCCTGGTCACCGCATCACAGGGCAATGCCCGATCCACCGGCTTTGATCTACAGCACTTCTGGCAACGTGCGTTGATCAGTGCCATCGCCGCACAGGAACTGGCCACGCAGCGCCGCCAGGGCAATGAACTCGGGCCCGTGTTCACGGCAGCGTTGCTGCAGGATATTGGCATGCTGGCCCTCAATGCCGTGGACCCGCTCGAATATGCCAGGCTCATCGGTACGCTCGACGATCATGATGAGATCGCCCTGCGCGAGCGCACGCACTTTGGCGCCGATCATGCCGAAGTCGGTGCCTGGCTGGCAGGCAACTGGGGATTGTCAGCACAGTGCCGCGAATGGATACGCTGCAGTCACGACCGGCCGGTACGCGAGGACGCGTTCGGGGCCGGCGACTGCGTCATGCTTTCGGGGCGTCTCGCCGATATCTGGCTGGCATCGGATGGCCATCGCACCCTCGCCCAGCTAGCCCCCTGGTTGAGCGACGAGAAGCAGCGGAGCGAGTTGCTCAGCAGCATTCAGTCCCGGCTTCCACACATCGTCGCGCTCTTCGAGGTCACTGCCCCCAACGCGTTCGATTCACCGCGTCTGTTGATGGAAGCGAAGCAACTGCTCCTCGACCGTGCGCTCCATCTGCAATCCCAGCTCGATCATCAGAGCCAGGAACTCAAGGCCCTGCAAGCCGCCAACTGGAATCTCGATCGCGCGCTACGCTACGACCCCCTGACCCAGCTCTACAGCCGGCAATATTTACTGTCCTTGCTCGAGACGCATTTCGAAGAAGCCAACCGGTCGTCACAAGAGCTGTCGATGGTATTTCTCGATCTCGATCACTTCAAGCAGATCAATGACGAACACGGTCATCCCGTGGGCGACGAGGTGCTCAAGAACTTTGCCGGCCTGCTCGTCGAACTCAGCGACCCGGACGTTCATCTCGGCCGCTTCGGTGGCGAGGAGTTCATGGTTTTGCTCCCAGGCTACGATCGACGCAAGGCCGCCGACTATGCCGATCATATCTGCAATACTCTACGTAGCCGCCCTTTGTTTCACCATCGGGGAATCACGATTCAGGTCACCGCATCGGTCGGCATCGTCAGTCTCAGGGAGGAGGGCTATAGCTCGCCCGATGAGCTGATCCATAAAGCCGATCAGCGCATGTATCTTTCAAAGCGCACCGGGCGCAATCGTGTGACCCACGAGTAG
- a CDS encoding SRPBCC family protein, whose amino-acid sequence MATIEHSAVLKAAPERVYALLERIENFSDYSDKIERVEPLGNDCYRWHIHVIGRDWQFDVKVTERRPPHTLAWESLAGVRNQGRYTLTPVAEGTRVELSVSYEIGNRLLAKAVDKAAKPLVNQVGQQILARLEARL is encoded by the coding sequence ATGGCGACTATCGAACACAGTGCGGTATTGAAGGCTGCACCCGAGCGCGTCTATGCACTGCTGGAACGCATCGAAAACTTCAGTGACTATTCGGACAAGATCGAGCGGGTCGAGCCCCTCGGCAACGACTGCTACCGCTGGCACATCCACGTCATCGGGCGTGACTGGCAATTCGACGTGAAGGTCACGGAGCGCCGCCCGCCGCATACCCTGGCCTGGGAGTCCTTGGCGGGGGTGCGCAACCAGGGGCGTTACACGCTGACTCCGGTTGCAGAAGGTACAAGGGTCGAGCTCAGCGTGAGTTACGAGATAGGTAACCGGCTGCTTGCCAAGGCCGTTGACAAGGCGGCCAAGCCGCTGGTCAACCAGGTCGGTCAGCAGATACTGGCGCGGCTCGAAGCCAGACTCTAG
- the queC gene encoding 7-cyano-7-deazaguanine synthase QueC — protein sequence MNDSSPAMASAKAVVIYSGGMDSYTVLHRAVGQGYSVHALSFDYGQRHVKELAIARRVCQRLNIAHQVIDIRAIHSLIDNSALTDATRPLPAGDYDADSVAATVVPNRNMILLSLAIAHAVNIDADACFYGAHGGDHVLYPDCRPEFVKRMNAASAVANFNAVRIEAPYLHASKGDILADGLRMGLDYAQTWTCYQGGELACGECGSCRERLAAFAELGLADPLAYRTATVEP from the coding sequence ATGAACGATTCTTCCCCGGCGATGGCATCCGCCAAGGCTGTCGTCATCTATTCCGGCGGCATGGATTCCTATACCGTGCTGCACCGTGCCGTTGGCCAAGGCTATTCGGTACACGCCCTGTCCTTCGATTATGGTCAACGCCATGTCAAGGAACTCGCTATCGCCCGCCGGGTCTGCCAGCGCCTGAATATCGCTCACCAGGTGATCGATATCCGGGCGATTCATTCGCTGATCGACAACTCGGCGCTCACCGACGCCACTCGCCCACTGCCCGCAGGCGACTACGATGCCGACAGCGTGGCGGCCACCGTGGTACCCAACCGCAACATGATTCTGCTGTCGCTGGCTATCGCTCATGCCGTCAACATCGATGCCGATGCGTGTTTTTACGGGGCCCACGGCGGCGATCACGTGCTCTATCCAGATTGTCGTCCCGAGTTCGTCAAGCGCATGAATGCCGCCTCGGCCGTCGCCAATTTCAATGCCGTACGCATCGAGGCTCCTTATCTGCACGCCAGCAAGGGCGACATCCTCGCCGATGGCCTGCGCATGGGACTCGATTACGCCCAGACCTGGACCTGCTATCAGGGTGGTGAGCTGGCATGCGGCGAGTGCGGCAGTTGCCGCGAGCGCTTGGCGGCCTTCGCCGAGCTGGGTCTTGCCGATCCGCTGGCCTATCGCACCGCAACGGTGGAGCCCTGA
- the queE gene encoding 7-carboxy-7-deazaguanine synthase: protein MYHIKEAFYTLQGEGARTGRASVFCRFTGCNLWSGRESDRQHSACRFCDTDFVGSNGKNGGRFADTDTLAAHLAALWPHLPTAATPYVVFTGGEPLLQLDTPLIEAMQARGFEVAVETNGTLPAPPGIDWLCVSPKGTTTLAIENGDELKLVYPQHDAPPSRFASLDFSHFFLQPMDTTGIASCGQPTTPLDAALAYCLANPQWRLSLQIHKTLGIE from the coding sequence ATGTATCACATCAAGGAAGCCTTCTACACGCTGCAGGGCGAGGGTGCACGTACCGGCCGTGCCAGCGTGTTCTGTCGATTTACCGGCTGCAACCTGTGGTCGGGCCGGGAAAGCGACAGACAGCACAGCGCCTGCCGCTTTTGCGATACGGACTTTGTCGGCAGCAATGGCAAGAATGGCGGGCGCTTCGCCGATACCGACACACTTGCCGCGCACCTCGCTGCGTTATGGCCACACCTGCCGACGGCAGCCACGCCCTATGTGGTGTTTACCGGCGGCGAGCCACTGCTGCAACTCGATACTCCGCTCATCGAGGCCATGCAGGCGCGTGGCTTCGAAGTCGCCGTCGAAACCAACGGCACGTTGCCGGCACCACCCGGCATCGACTGGCTGTGCGTCAGCCCCAAGGGCACGACGACGCTGGCCATCGAGAACGGCGATGAATTGAAGCTGGTCTATCCGCAGCACGACGCCCCGCCCTCGCGCTTCGCGAGCCTCGACTTCAGCCACTTTTTCCTGCAGCCAATGGATACCACGGGCATCGCGTCTTGCGGACAACCGACAACTCCACTCGATGCGGCTCTCGCCTACTGCCTGGCTAATCCACAATGGCGACTCTCGCTGCAGATCCATAAAACGCTTGGAATCGAATGA
- a CDS encoding 6-carboxytetrahydropterin synthase, protein MTLFVNDISQLDVAFWCPQKGLSGASWAVDVELDGHLGEDGMLFDFGEVKPWIKKSLDSGPDHTLLVPTQAPGVSITTRGEDCIIRTTQPYAMEVRGPRRAFTLLPWPAINAERMAVHYGEQLSRRPPQRIESVRLQFREEAIEGAAYGYSHGLKRHAGNCQRIAHGHRSRLLIWCDGRRQPSLEQRWAERLDARYLVDVEDIIDQTSASLTLGYRASQGEFRLTLPRERCELLPTATTVEQIATWLVAQVSHQDAPLSHVRVQAFEGIGKGARAEAILEMRAWQKATPGNQ, encoded by the coding sequence ATGACGCTTTTCGTCAACGACATCAGTCAGCTCGATGTCGCCTTCTGGTGTCCCCAGAAAGGCCTCAGCGGTGCCAGCTGGGCCGTCGATGTCGAACTCGACGGGCACCTGGGCGAAGATGGCATGCTGTTCGACTTCGGCGAGGTGAAGCCCTGGATCAAGAAGAGTCTGGACAGTGGTCCCGACCATACCCTGCTGGTGCCTACTCAAGCGCCAGGCGTATCGATCACGACCCGGGGCGAGGATTGCATCATTCGCACGACGCAACCTTACGCAATGGAAGTACGTGGCCCCCGCAGGGCCTTCACATTGCTGCCCTGGCCGGCCATTAACGCCGAGCGCATGGCAGTTCATTACGGAGAGCAGCTCTCCCGGCGCCCACCCCAGCGTATCGAATCGGTGCGCCTGCAATTCAGGGAGGAAGCCATCGAAGGTGCGGCCTATGGCTATAGCCATGGCCTCAAAAGACATGCCGGCAACTGTCAGCGCATCGCTCATGGCCATCGCTCGCGACTGCTGATCTGGTGTGATGGCAGGCGTCAGCCTTCGCTCGAGCAGCGTTGGGCCGAGCGCCTCGATGCGCGCTATCTGGTAGATGTCGAGGATATCATCGACCAGACCTCAGCCAGCCTGACGCTAGGCTACCGGGCCAGCCAGGGAGAATTCCGTCTGACCCTGCCTCGGGAGCGCTGCGAACTGTTGCCCACGGCGACCACCGTGGAACAGATCGCCACTTGGCTGGTTGCCCAGGTCTCACATCAAGATGCTCCGCTCAGCCATGTCCGTGTTCAGGCCTTCGAGGGCATCGGCAAGGGAGCCCGCGCTGAAGCCATATTGGAAATGCGCGCCTGGCAGAAAGCCACGCCTGGCAATCAGTGA
- a CDS encoding YkgJ family cysteine cluster protein, translating into MSDPAAQISHGSADGCRAGCGACCIAPSISSAIPGMPCGKPAGVRCVQLDDDNLCRLFNDPRRPAVCRRFDYDPELCGSNRASALARIAALEAAT; encoded by the coding sequence ATGAGTGATCCTGCCGCCCAGATATCCCATGGCAGCGCCGACGGATGCCGAGCGGGGTGCGGTGCCTGTTGCATCGCCCCATCGATCAGTTCGGCGATCCCCGGCATGCCCTGTGGCAAGCCGGCGGGGGTACGCTGCGTGCAGCTTGACGACGACAACCTCTGCCGGCTTTTCAACGATCCGCGGCGACCGGCGGTCTGTCGGCGCTTCGACTACGATCCCGAGCTCTGCGGCAGCAATAGAGCGAGCGCACTTGCCCGTATCGCCGCCTTGGAAGCTGCAACATGA